The sequence ACCGAAGAAACAGAAAAAAGAGGACTCAAAGAGAAAAAAGCACAACCAGGATTAAAATCGTCGACGCGTGGCGCGTCGATGCGTTCTACGTGTCGGCGCCTCCGCGTGTCTCGGCGTCAAGAGAATCTTCCGTAGTACATCAACGTGTTGTAACCCATGCGGATCGTTCCGTTTTGCTGAAATCTCTGAAACAGAATTTTCAAGGCATCGATCATGTCTTGAAAATTGGTGTGCCCTTCCATCGGCATATAAGAACAGGACAGCACTCGTCCCTTGAGCCCTTCAAAATCGAAAACCTGTTCGTTGTCAAACATTTTGAAATGGAACGACTTGCCTCCGAAAAATTCTTTTAGTGCTTCTTTGGTGATGTTACGATGGTCCACAACGTCGTAATCGATTGCATAGGTTTTCAGAAAGTTTTCATAAGCGTTTGCAAAAGACGTATCCTGACGCCGGTCATTCCAGAGTAGAACCACCCAGCCACGGGAACGCAGAATCCGCAAGAATTCCAGTTTGCAAGCTTGCCGGTCGAACCAGTGAAAGGCTTGTCCTGCAACGATGAAGTCGACGGAATGATCTGGAAGGCCGGTCTCTTCCGCTTTGCCATCCATGCTGTGAAAGTCCGGATAGGCAGACAGATATTTTTCCGCGGCCTGTCTCATCTCCGCGTTTGGTTCGATTCCGAATACTTTGTTTCCGGCAGCCAGAAACAATTCAGACGATATCCCGCTTCCGGATCCGATATCTGCGATCACAGATGAGCTTTGTAGGTTGAGTTCCCACTGTAGAAATTCCAGAGCGTATTGCGGATAACGTGGCCGATGTTTGATGTAATGTTCCACGCGGCTGCTAAACCGTTTCAACGGATCCCTTTCCATGATTAATTTTAACAGAGTAGCGCGGGCGTCCCGCCTGCGAATTGCCGGCCAGAGGCCCGCGCTACTTTGTTAAACTGCATCTGATTTATCACGTGAGACCGTTATGATATGATTTCCCACGCCGCGAAACTACTATGTTTTCCAAATCTATCGAGAAGGAATTTCAGGAACTTTTGCAAAAATATCCCTCGAAAAGGAGCGCTCTCATCCCTGCTTTGTACATCGTCCAGCGGGAGATGGGATTCGTGAAACCGGAAGGCATTGAATACGTTGCCAAACTGTTGGGTATAAGCGCCGCTCAGGTCATGGAAGTTGCCACTTTCTACACCATGCTTTTCTTGAAACCTGTCGGAAAAAATGTGCTGTGGGTTTGTCACAACTTGAGCTGCAATCTTTGCGGCGCCGAAGATGTGATCCAGCATCTGGAAAAGTCACTCGGAATTCGCGCAGGCGAAACAACTGCTGACGGACTTTTCACTTTACTCCGCCAGGAATGTCTCGCTTCCTGTGATACGGCGCCTGTGATGCAGGTCAATGACGATTATGAAGAGAACCTGACACTAAAACGTGTGGACGAAATCCTGGACAAACTCAGGAGCCTGAAAGAGGCTTAATCATGGAACTGGCTTTTTTCATTCTGTTCGCGGTCTCTGCCGTTCTTTCCGCTTTGAGCCTGATTTTGCAGAGGAATCCCATCTATAGCGCCCTTTCGTTGATCGTAGTGATCGCTAGCATGGGAGGACTTTTCCTGCTGTTAAACGCGAATTTCATTGCGATCCTTCAGATCGTAATCTACGCAGGCGCTATCATGACACTCTTCCTTTTTGTAATCATGATGGTGGATGTTCGCGAAGAAATTTCCCCCTCGTGGAAAATCCACAGTAAGGCGTCCCTGCTCATTCTTCTCTTGATCGCAGGAGTTACAATCTGGGCCGTTTCATCAGCGGATTCGCAGATTGTTCCGCTTATGACAGATTTCAGCGTGAAAAGTCTGGCCCGTGAGCTTTTTACGGCTTACGTCTTCCCATTTGAAGTGATTTCGATTTTGATCATTTCCTCTGTCGTTGGCGCATTGTATATTGCGCGCAAGGAAGAAACATGATTCCGCCTGCTTTCTATATCATCCTGAGTCTGGTGCTCTTTTTGATCGGAGTGCTTGGAATCCTGATCAGGAGGAATCTCCTGGTGCTTTTCATGTGCATTGAGCTGATGCTCAACTCCGTCAATCTGGCGCTCATTACCTTTTCCCGGGTGTTTCAGAATCTGGATGGTCAGATTTTGGCTTTTTTTGTGATCACGGTAGCCGCAGCGGAAGCGACCGTCGGTCTGGCAATTATCCTACTCGTTTATCGCAGCCGGAAAGTTGTCGAGATCGATGAATTGAAAAGCATGAGAGGCTAGCTTGGTTGAACTGCTGCTGTTTCTGGTCATCATCGCGCCGGCAGCAGGTGTGCTTCTGATCGCTTTTGCCACTCATCGCAACGGTCATCTTTCTTCCTTGATCTCCTGCTCCTCCGTGGGTGTGTCCTTTCTGTTTTCTCTTTATTGCGTGTATTCACTCATGCAGATGAGTCCGGAACATCGCGTCATCGATGTGGATTATTTTCCCTGGATTCAGGCCGGCAGTTTTTTCGCTCCTTTCGGACTCCACCTCGATCCACTTTCCGCTGTGATGATCCTGGTTGTGACAGGCGTCGGTCTGCTCATCCATATTTATTCGATCGGATACATGCATGGAGACCCGTACTACAGCAGATACTTCGCCTATTTAAATCTTTTCATTTTTTCCATGTTGATTCTGGTGCTGGCAAACAATTATGTATTGTTATTTGTCGGCTGGGAGCTGGTTGGCCTTTGTTCTTATTTGTTGATTGGTTTCTGGTTTGAAAAGAAAAGCGCCGCCGATGCAGGTAAGAAAGCATTTATCGTAAACAGGATCGGTGACTTCGGTTTTCTCATCGGGGTATTTACAGTTTTTGTAGCGTTTGGATCCGTCACCTTTCGCGAAGTTTTTGCACGCTCCTCTACAGTAGCGCCTGCGGTGATTACTGCCGCCTCCTTGTGGCTTTTTTGTGGAGCGATAGGCAAATCGGCGCAATTCCCTCTGCATGTTTGGTTGCCCGATGCGATGGAAGGTCCGACTCCCGTTAGCGCTTTGATTCATGCCGCAACGATGGTAACCGCCGGTGTCTACATGGTGGCGAGATCCTTCCCGCTATTCTCACAATCGGATGTTGCTCTCGTCGTTGTGCTGACAACCGGAACGTTCACCGCGATCTTTGCAGCTTCTATGGCCCTGGCGCAATACGACATCAAACGGGTGATGGCGTATTCGACAGTATCGCAGCTTGGATACATGTTCATGGCGCTTGGAGCGGGAGCTTTTTCGGCAGCAATTTTTCATCTAATGACTCATGCCTTTTTCAAAGCGTTGCTCTTTCTGGCGTGCGGAAGTGTGATGCATGCGATGGCAAACGAGACCGATTTTCGAAAAATGGGAGGGCTCTGGGGACCGCTTCGCAAGACCGGACAACGTTTCTGGATTGGCGGACTTGCTCTTGCAGGCATTCTCCCGTTCGCCGGCTTCTGGAGCAAAGATACAATTCTGCTGGGCGCCTTCAGCATGGAACACGGAAAATGGATCGTTTGGTCAATCGGACTGATCACCGCTTTCCTGACTGCCTACTACACATTCCGCGTGATTTTCAGAATCTTTCACGCTGAGCCTGAGGATGCCCATGTTGTCAAACACGCTCACGAATCTCGTCAGGTCATGCTCTTCCCATTAACCCTGCTGGCTCTGCTTTCCATCATTGGAGGATGGGTCGGCACGCCATGGATGAATGCGTTCGGACATTTTCTGGAGCCGGTCTTTGACACGCCGCACCATAAAATCAACATGGGCACAGAAGTTAGTTTGATGTTGGCCGCGCTAATTGTTGCCGCCGGCGGAATCTATCTCGCTTACCAGATTCATTACAAAAAGCCCGAAGTGCCTGCGCAACTTCTCGCAAGCAAGCCTTACCTGGCGCGGATTCATCAGATCCTGTATCGCAAATACTACGTGGATGAGATTTATCACGCAATTTTTGTGCGGCCCATTCTGTTCCTTTCAGAGAAACTCTTCTTCCGTGTTATCGATGTCAACATGATCGATGCGTTTGTGAATGACATTGGCGCAATACTGCGAAGCACCGGTGGCGCATTTCGACGTCTCCAAACCGGGGATGCCCGCGCCTATGCCGCCGCAATTTTGATCGGAACACTCGGCTTGCTGGCATATTTCGCCTGGATGGTTCGATGAACAATTTTCCGTTCCTTTCGGTTGTGGTGTTTTTGCCAATGCTGGGTGGAATCGTTCTGCTTTTCTGGAAAAACGCGAGCGCCGACCGAATTCGCAACGCCGCATTGCTCATCTCGCTAGTTGATTTTCTTGTATCACTCCCTCTTTACATCTGGTTCAATGCATCCACAATTCAGCCACAATTCGTAGAACAGCATCCCTGGATCCGTTCAATCGGAGTCGAATACTACATCGGAATCGATGGTCTCAGCCTGTTCCTTGTATTGCTTACCACGTTCCTGACGCCGCTTTGCGTGTTGATTTCCTGGAATGACATTCGCGCGAAAATGAAACAGTTTTACGCCCTGCTTCTAATGCTGGAAACCGGAATTCTGGGAGTTTTCGTTTCGTTCGATCTGTTTCTCTTTTTTCTTTTCTGGGAAGCGATGATGATTCCGATGTACTTCCTCATCGGAGTCTGGGGCGGCCCGAATCGCATTTATGCAGCCGTAAAATTTTTCCTGTACACGATTGCCGGGAGTGCCCTGATGCTGGTTGCAATCGTATTCCTCTTTAACTTGCACGAAGCGCAAACGGGCGTTGCGACTTTTAATATCTTTCAGCTCTACGGAACCGATTTGCCTGCGCATCAGCAATACTGGCTCTTCCTGGCATTTTTCGTGGCGTTTGCGATTAAAGTCCCGCTCTTCCCGTTTCATACCTGGTTGCCGGACGCGCATACGGAAGCTCCCACCGCCGGATCCGTGATTCTGGCAGGCGTGCTTTTGAAAATGGGTACCTACGCGATTCTGCGTTTTGCAATCCCGTTGTTTCCGGAGATGGCGGGAAAATTCGCGCCTTTGATCATCATTCTCGGATTGATCGGCATCATTTACGGCGCACTGGTCGCAATGGTTCAACCTGATGTGAAGAAACTCGTTGCCTATTCGAGCGTCAGTCACCTCGGCTTCGTGATGGTCGGAATGTTTGTTTTCAATGAACAGGGGCTGCACGGAGCAATTCTGCAAATGATCAATCACGGACTCAGCACAGGAGCGCTCTTTCTTCTTGTGGGAATGATCTATGAACGGCGCCATACGCGCATGATTTCGGAATTTGGTGGAGTAGCGAAATCGATGCCGCTCTTCTTTTTCTTTTTCTTGATTGTCCTCCTATCTTCCATTGGATTGCCACTCCTGAATGGGTTTGTCGGCGAATTCCTGATTTTGCTGGGAGCATTTCGCGCGAAAGCATGGATCGCGATTGTCGCGGCAACCGGAGTGGTCTGGGGCGCTGTCTACATGCTCTGGATGTTCCAGCGAATGATGTTCGGACCGCTGGATAAAGAGGAAAACAAGAATCTCAAGGATCTGGACCGCAGAGAAATCGCGATTCTCGTTCCAATCGTGCTCGCGATGTTCTGGATCGGAATCTATTCCAATAGTTTCTTGCGAAAAATGGATACTTCCGTTGAGCAATCTCTAAAACAAGTGAAGAAAGAACAAATCAGCGTCTCCCCCCTCCTTATGAAGGAGGGGGTTAGGGAGAGGTTGGAAATGCAGCGAACACTGAATCAACCCCCCTCTAACTCCCCCCTTCATAAGGGGGGAGGATCCCGCGCGCATAACAGACTATGAATACGCTTTGGATTATCTCACTACCCTTGATGCTCTTTGTGGGAGCGATTATCGTAATATTGCTCGATGCTTTCTTTGCGCAATCAGCCCAAAAGTCCTACCCATTCACAATTCTGGTTCTGGTCGCGGCGCTTCTGACCGCGCCGTTTCTTTGGGCGCACCAGGGAGCGGCCTTTGATGGAATGATCGTTCTGGATTCATTTAGTTTGCTTGCTTCCTTTCTCTTTTGTCTGGCCGGAGTGATCACTTTGCTGTTACTGCATGACAGTCCGCTTTCGACAGCCCCGTTCCACTGCCTTTTATTGTTAACCCTGGTTGGCATGATGCTTCTTGTCAGCGGCGCAAACTTCCTGGTCCTTTTTATCGGTTTGGAGATTCTATCACTTTCCGTATATGTGCTTGCTGCATTTGCTAAACGGGATCCACTCTCAGCCGAAAGCGGCATGAAGTATTTTTTGCTGGGTTCCTTTGCATCGGCCTTTTTCCTGTACGGCGTCGCTTTTATTTACGGTGCTACCGGCAGCATTCAATTGAACATAGTTGCCGAAGCAATCGCAAAATCTGATTTTGCCAATCGCACTTATCTGTATCTTGGATTGGTTTTCTTGCTAGTTGGTTATGGCTTCAAAATCTCGCTTGCGCCATTTCACATGTGGACACCTGATGTTTATGAAGGAGCTCCAACTCCGGTTACTGCATTCATGGCAGCCACTGTCAAAGCCGCCGCTCTTGCAAGTTTGATTCGTGTGTTCCTGGTTGCGTTCCCTTCGGAGACAGTTTCCCAGTTCTGGATGCCGATGATCTGGATTCTTGCCGTTGTCACAATGTCAGTCGGCAACTTGACAGCCATCTGGCAGAACAATTTGAAACGATTACTTGCATATTCAAGCATCGCACACGCGGGTTACATGTTACTTGGATTGCTCGCCGCGCCTGATCAGGCTCAGCAAAGCATTGTGTATTATTTTGCAGCCTACATTTTCATGAATCTCGGCGCGTTTGCGGTGGTTGCTTATCTGGAAAAAAGCGCCGGCATTTTGAATGTGGACCAATATCAGAGTCTAGCCTACACGCGTCCGGTTCTCGCTTTTTGCATGATGTTGTTTCTGGTTTCACTCGGTGGCATGCCGCCTACCGCAGGATTCTTCGGCAAATTCTATCTCTTTCGGGCGGTGTTGCAGGAAGAACATGTGTGGGCCGTTGTTTTTGCAGTTCTGAATAGCGCCATCTCTTTTTACTACTACCTGAGAATTGTGATTGCGATGTTCATACCCGAAAAGGAAGCCGCAGTTGTTCCAGTTTCCAGAATTGCACTTCCGTTGATTGTCACGTTGATTCTCACCGTTTGGGGAACAATCTCATTGGGCCTCTTCCCCGGCTTTTTTCTGGAACTGGCTCGCGCTGTCTCGCTATTGTGAGAATAGCAAAGGCGATCGCCTCTTTTTTCTACGTTGGATTTATTCCTGTTATTCCAGGAACTTTTGGGTCACTCGCCGGTTTGATTTTGTATTTTTTACTTCAAACGATTCCATACTGGCAGGTTTATCTCGGTGTCGTGGTAATCGTAACTTTTGTAGGAGTCTGGTCTGCCGGAAAGGCGGAGAAGGAATCAGGAATTGTGGATCCTTCGTTCGTTGTGATTGATGAAGTTGCAGGACAGCTGATCACTCTTTTTTTGATTCCGCCTCAATGGTTGTATGTTCTGGGTGGATTTCTCCTGTTCAGGTTTCTGGATATCGTCAAGCCAATTCCGGCGCGACAGGCGGAACGCTTGCCTCATGGATGGGGCATCATGAGTGACGACGTGCTCGTTGGCATTTATGGTTGTATCTTGATGCATGGCGGCGTTTACATCTGGGAACGTCTTTTTTAACACAGAGGCACAGAGTCACAGAGAAAAAACGCTTAAAATCCTATACTCTAACTTTGTGCCTCTGTGTCTCTGTGTTTAAGAGCTTATGATTAGAGCAGAAATCATTGCCATCGGATCGGAGCTTCTGAGCCCGTTCCGTTCAGACACAAACTCACTTTACCTGACCAGATCTCTTGAAGAACAGGGAATCCGTGTTATCGCAAAAACGATTGTTGGAGATGAACTCGATTCTCTGGTCTTTGCATTCGGAACCGCCTTCCAGCGTGCCGATTTAATTCTATGTTCCGGCGGACTGGGACCCACCATTGACGATCTGACGCGCGATGCGCTTTGTTCATTCCTGCAAATACCAATGAATCTGGATCCACATCTTCTGGCAGAAATCGAAGAACGGTTTCGTAAATTCGGACGCAAGATGCCGGAATCCAACCAAAAACAGGCGATGGTTCCGCAGGGCGCTGTCTCGTTACCGAATCATCACGGATCCGCCCCCGGAATCTACCTGGAAGCTTCCGGCAAACAAATATTTTTGCTTCCCGGTCCGCCCTTCGAATTGGAACCGATGTGGCAAAAATATGGCTTGCCTTTGCTGCGAAAAGAACAAGCGTATCAGCGAAAAGTTTTTCGCATCGGAATGCTGCCGGAATCGCAAGTAGATGAAATGCTCAAACCGGTTACAAGTTCCTTACGTGACGTACAGTACACGATTCTTGCCGCGCCTTCCGAGATAGAAGTTCATTTGCTTGCTCAGGAAAATGCAGCTGATGAGCTCGTGAGCGCATCGGCAGAGGTACGCGCGATTCTGGGACACTGGATTTACGCTGAAGATCTGGAAACGATGGAAGCGGTGGTTGGCAGACTTCTAAAACAACGCGGCCGGCGAGTTGCGGTAGCTGAGTCCTGCACGGGAGGTCTGCTCGCAGAAAGAATCACAAACATCGCAGGAAGTTCGGAATACTTTGATTGCGGGATCGTAACCTACAGCAATGAAGCCAAAATGAAGCTCCTGAATGTTCCGGACGACCTGATTCGATCCTTTGGCGCTGTCAGCGAACCGGTAGCCCGGTCGATGGCTGATGGAATTCGCGCGCTGGCAAAAGCCGATTATGGTCTGTCCATTACGGGAATTGCGGGACCTGATGGTGGCACAGTGGAAAAACCGGTGGGACTGGTCTTCATAGGCTTGTCCGGTGAAAAAGAAACATCGGTAAAGGAATACCGGTTCATTGGCAGCCGGGCGCGAATCCGTTTTTCATCCACGCAGGCCGCGCTCAACTTGCTGAGATTAAAACTACTTGAGTAAGAAACGCTTATTCGTTGCAATCGGATTACCCGAATCTATTCGGGGTGAATTAGAACAACTGCAGAAACAACTGAAACCTTTTGCGCGCGATGCGAAATGGGTCAACATTTCCGGAATTCATCTCACCTTAAAGTTTTTGGGTTATGTCGATCCGGCTCAACTCACGGAAATTACAGACGCTCTGGCCATCGCGGCAAAGGATCAATCCGTTCTTTCCATTCAAGCCAGCGGATGCGGATTTTTTCCAAACGCTCGCAGACCAAATGTTCTATGGGTGGGAGTATCTGCTCCCGAATTGCTTCCGTTACAGCAAAACGTGGAAGAAGCGATGTCCAAATTGGGATTCGAAAAAGAAAATCGCGCATTCAGTCCGCATTTAACCCTCGCGCGATTCAAAGAACACAGGGGACATTTACTTCTGGCAAATGAAACGGAGAACCTCGCCGGCAAAGATTTTGGCGGCTTTACCGCAAACAGCTTTTCACTATACGAAAGCATTCTTCGACCGCAAGGCGCCCAATACCACATCCTCCAAGATTTTTTGTTGAAACCACAGATAAACACAGATGAACACCGATAAAATCTAAATCAAAATCTGTGTTTATCTGTGTTCATCTGTGGATATAAAATGCATTTCCTTGTTTTTATCGGTGCTTATCTACTTGGCTCCATTCCGTTTCCTTACTTACTGGCGAAGTTGAAAACAGGGCGGGACATCCGCGAGATGGGAAGCGGAAACGTAGGCGCCACAAATGTAATGAGGACGGCGGGCAAAACAATCGGCCTGATCACTTTGATTTTAGACGTCGCGAAAGGAGCAACAGCCGTACTTCTGGGCCGCTATTTGCTTGAGGGCACGGTCTGGGGCGCGATTGCAGGGTTCTTTGCAGTGCTGGGTCATGCTTATCCGGTTTTTCTTGGATTCCGCGGCGGGAAAAGCGTGGCCACGGGCGCGGGCGCGTTTCTCATCCTTTCTCCTTTGGGAATCCTTTGCAGCATCGCCCTCTTCATCCTTGTTCTTGCGATTGTGCGGATCGTATCGGTAAGTTCAATACTTGCATCCGGAATGTTTCCCGTTTTCGCGTGGCTGTTCAGCGCGGAGCAGGAGGTTGTGATCTGGGGCGCGATTTGTGCCTCCTTGATTATTTTTCGTCATCGTCCCAATATTCAAAGGTTGATCAAGGGAACAGAAAAAAGATTGGGCGAACCAAAAAATGTCTAAGACAATCACTGTGATCGGCGCGGGTAGCTGGGGAACCGCTCTGGCGATCCATGCGCAGCAGTGCGGCCATCGGGTGCGTCTCTGGGTGCATAGTCCGGACACCCTGCGTGCGATTCAAGAAGAACGAGTAAACAACATCTATCTTCCAGGATTTC is a genomic window of bacterium containing:
- a CDS encoding class I SAM-dependent methyltransferase, which produces MERDPLKRFSSRVEHYIKHRPRYPQYALEFLQWELNLQSSSVIADIGSGSGISSELFLAAGNKVFGIEPNAEMRQAAEKYLSAYPDFHSMDGKAEETGLPDHSVDFIVAGQAFHWFDRQACKLEFLRILRSRGWVVLLWNDRRQDTSFANAYENFLKTYAIDYDVVDHRNITKEALKEFFGGKSFHFKMFDNEQVFDFEGLKGRVLSCSYMPMEGHTNFQDMIDALKILFQRFQQNGTIRMGYNTLMYYGRFS
- the nuoE gene encoding NADH-quinone oxidoreductase subunit NuoE; translation: MFSKSIEKEFQELLQKYPSKRSALIPALYIVQREMGFVKPEGIEYVAKLLGISAAQVMEVATFYTMLFLKPVGKNVLWVCHNLSCNLCGAEDVIQHLEKSLGIRAGETTADGLFTLLRQECLASCDTAPVMQVNDDYEENLTLKRVDEILDKLRSLKEA
- a CDS encoding NADH-quinone oxidoreductase subunit J, with amino-acid sequence MELAFFILFAVSAVLSALSLILQRNPIYSALSLIVVIASMGGLFLLLNANFIAILQIVIYAGAIMTLFLFVIMMVDVREEISPSWKIHSKASLLILLLIAGVTIWAVSSADSQIVPLMTDFSVKSLARELFTAYVFPFEVISILIISSVVGALYIARKEET
- the nuoK gene encoding NADH-quinone oxidoreductase subunit NuoK is translated as MPPAFYIILSLVLFLIGVLGILIRRNLLVLFMCIELMLNSVNLALITFSRVFQNLDGQILAFFVITVAAAEATVGLAIILLVYRSRKVVEIDELKSMRG
- the nuoL gene encoding NADH-quinone oxidoreductase subunit L, encoding MVELLLFLVIIAPAAGVLLIAFATHRNGHLSSLISCSSVGVSFLFSLYCVYSLMQMSPEHRVIDVDYFPWIQAGSFFAPFGLHLDPLSAVMILVVTGVGLLIHIYSIGYMHGDPYYSRYFAYLNLFIFSMLILVLANNYVLLFVGWELVGLCSYLLIGFWFEKKSAADAGKKAFIVNRIGDFGFLIGVFTVFVAFGSVTFREVFARSSTVAPAVITAASLWLFCGAIGKSAQFPLHVWLPDAMEGPTPVSALIHAATMVTAGVYMVARSFPLFSQSDVALVVVLTTGTFTAIFAASMALAQYDIKRVMAYSTVSQLGYMFMALGAGAFSAAIFHLMTHAFFKALLFLACGSVMHAMANETDFRKMGGLWGPLRKTGQRFWIGGLALAGILPFAGFWSKDTILLGAFSMEHGKWIVWSIGLITAFLTAYYTFRVIFRIFHAEPEDAHVVKHAHESRQVMLFPLTLLALLSIIGGWVGTPWMNAFGHFLEPVFDTPHHKINMGTEVSLMLAALIVAAGGIYLAYQIHYKKPEVPAQLLASKPYLARIHQILYRKYYVDEIYHAIFVRPILFLSEKLFFRVIDVNMIDAFVNDIGAILRSTGGAFRRLQTGDARAYAAAILIGTLGLLAYFAWMVR
- a CDS encoding NADH-quinone oxidoreductase subunit M, with translation MNNFPFLSVVVFLPMLGGIVLLFWKNASADRIRNAALLISLVDFLVSLPLYIWFNASTIQPQFVEQHPWIRSIGVEYYIGIDGLSLFLVLLTTFLTPLCVLISWNDIRAKMKQFYALLLMLETGILGVFVSFDLFLFFLFWEAMMIPMYFLIGVWGGPNRIYAAVKFFLYTIAGSALMLVAIVFLFNLHEAQTGVATFNIFQLYGTDLPAHQQYWLFLAFFVAFAIKVPLFPFHTWLPDAHTEAPTAGSVILAGVLLKMGTYAILRFAIPLFPEMAGKFAPLIIILGLIGIIYGALVAMVQPDVKKLVAYSSVSHLGFVMVGMFVFNEQGLHGAILQMINHGLSTGALFLLVGMIYERRHTRMISEFGGVAKSMPLFFFFFLIVLLSSIGLPLLNGFVGEFLILLGAFRAKAWIAIVAATGVVWGAVYMLWMFQRMMFGPLDKEENKNLKDLDRREIAILVPIVLAMFWIGIYSNSFLRKMDTSVEQSLKQVKKEQISVSPLLMKEGVRERLEMQRTLNQPPSNSPLHKGGGSRAHNRL
- a CDS encoding NADH-quinone oxidoreductase subunit N; this encodes MNTLWIISLPLMLFVGAIIVILLDAFFAQSAQKSYPFTILVLVAALLTAPFLWAHQGAAFDGMIVLDSFSLLASFLFCLAGVITLLLLHDSPLSTAPFHCLLLLTLVGMMLLVSGANFLVLFIGLEILSLSVYVLAAFAKRDPLSAESGMKYFLLGSFASAFFLYGVAFIYGATGSIQLNIVAEAIAKSDFANRTYLYLGLVFLLVGYGFKISLAPFHMWTPDVYEGAPTPVTAFMAATVKAAALASLIRVFLVAFPSETVSQFWMPMIWILAVVTMSVGNLTAIWQNNLKRLLAYSSIAHAGYMLLGLLAAPDQAQQSIVYYFAAYIFMNLGAFAVVAYLEKSAGILNVDQYQSLAYTRPVLAFCMMLFLVSLGGMPPTAGFFGKFYLFRAVLQEEHVWAVVFAVLNSAISFYYYLRIVIAMFIPEKEAAVVPVSRIALPLIVTLILTVWGTISLGLFPGFFLELARAVSLL
- a CDS encoding phosphatidylglycerophosphatase A is translated as MRIAKAIASFFYVGFIPVIPGTFGSLAGLILYFLLQTIPYWQVYLGVVVIVTFVGVWSAGKAEKESGIVDPSFVVIDEVAGQLITLFLIPPQWLYVLGGFLLFRFLDIVKPIPARQAERLPHGWGIMSDDVLVGIYGCILMHGGVYIWERLF
- a CDS encoding competence/damage-inducible protein A, producing MIRAEIIAIGSELLSPFRSDTNSLYLTRSLEEQGIRVIAKTIVGDELDSLVFAFGTAFQRADLILCSGGLGPTIDDLTRDALCSFLQIPMNLDPHLLAEIEERFRKFGRKMPESNQKQAMVPQGAVSLPNHHGSAPGIYLEASGKQIFLLPGPPFELEPMWQKYGLPLLRKEQAYQRKVFRIGMLPESQVDEMLKPVTSSLRDVQYTILAAPSEIEVHLLAQENAADELVSASAEVRAILGHWIYAEDLETMEAVVGRLLKQRGRRVAVAESCTGGLLAERITNIAGSSEYFDCGIVTYSNEAKMKLLNVPDDLIRSFGAVSEPVARSMADGIRALAKADYGLSITGIAGPDGGTVEKPVGLVFIGLSGEKETSVKEYRFIGSRARIRFSSTQAALNLLRLKLLE
- the thpR gene encoding RNA 2',3'-cyclic phosphodiesterase, translated to MSKKRLFVAIGLPESIRGELEQLQKQLKPFARDAKWVNISGIHLTLKFLGYVDPAQLTEITDALAIAAKDQSVLSIQASGCGFFPNARRPNVLWVGVSAPELLPLQQNVEEAMSKLGFEKENRAFSPHLTLARFKEHRGHLLLANETENLAGKDFGGFTANSFSLYESILRPQGAQYHILQDFLLKPQINTDEHR
- the plsY gene encoding glycerol-3-phosphate 1-O-acyltransferase PlsY; amino-acid sequence: MHFLVFIGAYLLGSIPFPYLLAKLKTGRDIREMGSGNVGATNVMRTAGKTIGLITLILDVAKGATAVLLGRYLLEGTVWGAIAGFFAVLGHAYPVFLGFRGGKSVATGAGAFLILSPLGILCSIALFILVLAIVRIVSVSSILASGMFPVFAWLFSAEQEVVIWGAICASLIIFRHRPNIQRLIKGTEKRLGEPKNV